One Obesumbacterium proteus DNA window includes the following coding sequences:
- the glnA gene encoding glutamate--ammonia ligase, with protein MSAEHVLTMLNEHEVKFVDLRFTDTKGKEQHVTIPAHQVNADFFEEGKMFDGSSIGGWKGINESDMVLMPDASTAVLDPFFEEPTLIIRCDILEPGTMQGYDRDPRSISKRAEDYLRSSGIADTVLFGPEPEFFLFDDIRFGSSIRGSHVAIDDIEGAWNSSTKYEGGNKGHRPAVKGGYFPVPPVDSSQDIRSTMCLTMEDMGLVVEAHHHEVATAGQNEVATRFNTMTKKADEIQIYKYVVHNVAHAFGKTATFMPKPMFGDNGSGMHCHMSLSKNGTNLFAGDKYAGLSEMALYYIGGVIKHAKAINALANPTTNSYKRLVPGYEAPVMLAYSARNRSASIRIPVIASPKGRRIEVRFPDPAANPYLCFAALLMAGLDGIVNKIHPGDAMDKNLYDLPPEEAKEIPTVAGSLDEALACLDADREFLTRGGVFTNDAIDAYIKLRQEEMERVRMTPHPVEFELYYSV; from the coding sequence ATGTCCGCTGAACACGTATTAACAATGCTGAATGAGCATGAAGTCAAATTCGTAGACCTGCGTTTTACTGATACTAAAGGTAAAGAACAGCACGTTACGATCCCTGCTCATCAAGTCAATGCCGACTTCTTTGAAGAAGGTAAAATGTTTGACGGCTCCTCTATCGGCGGCTGGAAAGGTATCAACGAATCCGACATGGTGCTGATGCCAGATGCAAGCACTGCGGTTCTTGATCCATTCTTTGAAGAACCAACTCTGATTATCCGTTGCGACATTCTTGAGCCAGGCACCATGCAGGGCTATGACCGCGACCCACGCTCCATCTCTAAGCGTGCAGAAGATTACCTGCGCTCTTCGGGCATCGCAGACACCGTTCTGTTTGGGCCTGAACCAGAATTCTTCCTGTTCGATGACATTCGTTTCGGCAGCAGCATTCGTGGCTCCCACGTAGCTATTGACGATATCGAAGGCGCATGGAACTCCAGCACCAAATACGAAGGCGGCAACAAAGGCCATCGTCCAGCGGTGAAAGGCGGCTATTTCCCTGTACCTCCTGTCGATTCTTCACAGGACATCCGCTCTACCATGTGTCTGACCATGGAAGACATGGGTTTGGTGGTTGAAGCTCATCACCATGAAGTTGCAACCGCCGGTCAGAACGAAGTGGCAACCCGCTTCAATACCATGACCAAAAAAGCTGACGAAATTCAGATTTACAAATACGTGGTTCACAACGTGGCTCACGCATTCGGCAAAACTGCGACCTTCATGCCAAAACCAATGTTTGGCGATAACGGTTCTGGTATGCACTGCCATATGTCCCTGTCTAAGAACGGAACTAACCTGTTCGCAGGCGACAAATACGCGGGCCTGTCTGAAATGGCGCTGTACTACATTGGCGGCGTAATCAAACATGCTAAAGCGATCAACGCGCTGGCAAACCCAACCACCAACTCCTACAAGCGTTTGGTCCCAGGCTACGAAGCACCTGTTATGCTGGCTTACTCTGCCCGTAACCGTTCTGCTTCTATCCGTATTCCAGTTATCGCCAGCCCGAAAGGTCGCCGTATTGAAGTTCGCTTCCCAGATCCAGCGGCTAACCCATACCTGTGCTTCGCGGCACTGCTGATGGCAGGCTTGGACGGTATTGTGAACAAAATCCATCCTGGCGATGCGATGGATAAAAACCTGTACGATCTGCCACCAGAAGAAGCGAAAGAGATCCCAACCGTTGCGGGCTCTCTGGACGAGGCGCTAGCCTGTCTGGATGCTGACCGTGAATTCTTGACCCGCGGTGGCGTGTTCACCAACGACGCGATCGACGCTTACATCAAACTGCGTCAGGAAGAGATGGAACGTGTTCGCATGACTCCGCATCCTGTTGAGTTTGAACTGTATTACAGCGTCTAA